Proteins from a single region of Methanotorris igneus Kol 5:
- a CDS encoding single-stranded-DNA-specific exonuclease RecJ, translating to MEKIAKVGEVAKKIKEKIEGYDGLIRVVTHYDPDGLTSGAIMVKTLLRINKKFHLTIVEHLSKEVIDELVREKQYNDALFIFCDMGSGQIEHLIENNFNAIILDHHQPKVKEVEVNGILQLNPHIFGIDGAREVSASGICYMVAREFGFYDLSVLAITGAIGDMQHKPFIGLNKFILNEGREHRYLSIIKDIIYNCYNMPIWEAITYSTNPYIRELSDKEECLKFLKNLKINPSKKELTHEEKQKLTNALIFYRKPEDFIVDRYVIKHKVNDAYYLSELLNACGRKGLTSVGIGVALEDDECIKIAKETHLKYKKELIEELKRVKPKRMKNIEYFKGKKGMIGIVASILVKDKPVLGYHEEGEKVKVSSRGNKDLVDRGLNLGKVMEVAKEFGGEGGGHDVAAGATLPKVRLEEFLKKVDEIVGEQLKQTPKT from the coding sequence ATGGAGAAAATAGCTAAAGTGGGAGAAGTCGCAAAGAAGATAAAGGAAAAAATTGAGGGCTATGATGGACTTATAAGAGTTGTTACTCACTACGACCCAGATGGCCTAACCTCTGGAGCAATAATGGTAAAAACACTCCTTAGAATAAATAAAAAATTCCACCTAACAATTGTTGAGCATTTATCTAAGGAGGTTATAGATGAACTTGTTAGAGAAAAGCAATATAATGACGCTTTGTTTATTTTTTGTGACATGGGTAGTGGACAAATAGAGCATTTAATTGAGAATAACTTCAATGCCATTATATTAGACCACCATCAACCAAAGGTTAAAGAAGTTGAAGTTAATGGAATTTTGCAACTAAATCCACACATATTTGGTATTGATGGTGCAAGAGAGGTTTCAGCAAGCGGTATATGCTATATGGTTGCGAGAGAGTTTGGCTTTTATGATTTAAGCGTTTTAGCAATAACTGGAGCAATTGGAGACATGCAACATAAGCCATTTATTGGCCTCAATAAATTTATCTTAAATGAAGGAAGGGAGCATAGGTACCTCTCCATAATCAAAGATATAATATATAATTGCTATAATATGCCAATTTGGGAGGCAATAACCTACTCAACAAATCCCTACATAAGGGAGTTGAGTGATAAGGAAGAATGCCTAAAATTCTTGAAAAATTTAAAGATAAATCCAAGCAAAAAAGAATTAACCCATGAAGAAAAGCAGAAATTAACGAATGCATTAATTTTCTATAGAAAACCAGAGGATTTTATTGTTGATAGATATGTAATAAAGCATAAAGTCAATGATGCTTATTATTTATCTGAGCTGCTAAATGCGTGTGGAAGGAAAGGGTTAACAAGCGTTGGTATTGGTGTGGCATTGGAGGATGATGAATGCATAAAGATTGCAAAAGAAACTCACTTAAAATACAAGAAAGAACTTATAGAAGAACTAAAAAGAGTAAAACCAAAGAGAATGAAAAATATTGAGTACTTCAAAGGCAAAAAAGGAATGATTGGTATAGTGGCATCGATTCTTGTTAAGGATAAACCTGTTTTAGGTTACCATGAGGAAGGGGAAAAAGTGAAAGTTTCATCAAGGGGAAATAAAGACCTCGTCGATAGGGGATTGAATCTTGGAAAGGTCATGGAGGTTGCAAAAGAATTTGGTGGAGAAGGCGGAGGGCATGATGTTGCTGCTGGGGCTACATTACCAAAGGTGCGTTTGGAGGAGTTTTTGAAGAAAGTCGATGAGATTGTTGGAGAGCAGTTAAAACAAACTCCTAAAACCTAA
- a CDS encoding toprim domain-containing protein, producing MYSRMEYLIKLMEVIEELKEEVERGIPIIVEGKKDVKSLRNLGVDGIFITVSRTPIFEIADELIANNIREVILLTDFDKRGRQFARAIVDELQSRGIKVNTEIRKKIIKYSHGDLKDVESLYIYISRRIEGIRF from the coding sequence ATGTATAGTAGGATGGAATATTTAATAAAGTTGATGGAGGTTATTGAGGAATTGAAGGAGGAAGTTGAAAGAGGAATTCCCATAATTGTTGAGGGAAAGAAGGATGTAAAATCTTTAAGAAATCTTGGTGTTGATGGTATTTTTATTACAGTTTCAAGAACGCCTATTTTTGAAATTGCGGATGAGTTGATAGCAAACAACATTAGGGAAGTTATTCTTTTGACAGATTTTGATAAAAGAGGACGGCAATTTGCAAGGGCCATAGTAGATGAGCTACAGAGTAGGGGAATAAAGGTAAATACTGAAATAAGAAAAAAGATTATAAAATATAGCCATGGAGATTTGAAGGACGTGGAGAGCTTATATATCTACATCTCAAGAAGAATTGAAGGAATTAGGTTTTAG
- a CDS encoding DUF5612 domain-containing protein, with protein sequence MEIGLTIMAENKIGVLHKLTGIILEFNGNITYTQQFIKDDNIGLIYMEIEGISDEEGLLKKIRECSFVKSVEVHKTLKRIYGKRVIIIGGGAQVAQVAQGAISEADRHNIRGERISVDTMPIVGEENLRDAVLAVEKLPRAAILVLAGSLMGGEITKAVEELKKKTGIPVISLKMFGSVPKVADLVVSDPVQAGVLAVMAIADTAKFDIEKVKGRVL encoded by the coding sequence ATGGAAATTGGGTTAACAATAATGGCTGAAAATAAGATAGGGGTGTTGCACAAACTAACTGGCATTATTTTGGAGTTTAATGGCAATATAACTTATACGCAACAATTCATAAAGGATGACAACATTGGGCTAATATACATGGAAATTGAAGGAATAAGTGATGAAGAGGGGCTTTTAAAAAAGATAAGAGAATGTAGTTTTGTTAAAAGTGTTGAAGTTCATAAAACGCTAAAAAGAATTTATGGGAAGAGAGTTATAATTATTGGTGGAGGAGCACAAGTTGCACAAGTTGCACAGGGGGCTATAAGTGAGGCAGATAGGCATAACATAAGGGGGGAGAGGATTAGCGTAGATACCATGCCGATTGTAGGGGAGGAAAATTTGAGAGATGCTGTTCTTGCAGTTGAGAAACTTCCAAGGGCTGCAATTTTAGTGCTTGCTGGCTCATTAATGGGTGGTGAAATAACAAAAGCAGTTGAGGAGTTAAAGAAAAAAACGGGCATTCCAGTTATTAGTTTAAAGATGTTTGGGAGTGTCCCTAAAGTTGCTGATTTAGTTGTTAGTGATCCTGTTCAGGCAGGGGTGTTGGCAGTTATGGCAATAGCAGATACGGCAAAGTTTGACATTGAAAAAGTGAAGGGTAGAGTTCTATAA
- the pstC gene encoding phosphate ABC transporter permease subunit PstC, with protein sequence MGLKKIMKIIKERNIDFFKIITAPAIIAVFLIIVLMLGVYLTYAWPAIAKYGINLFIDNIWQASEDPSKEVYGLAAPIWGSIYSAIIALLVALPLAICYAIFVNDYAPKKIKYPLIIISDIMAGLPTIIYGIWGAVVLVPILRDYIMKFLYENFSFIPLFNYPPLMGYSYLAAGVLLGIMVTPFAAAIIREAYAMIPSIYKEGLIALGATKYEATKVLIKFIKPAIISSMVLAFGRALGETVAVSLVIGNSFNLTYKLFAPGYTISSLICNQYGNAALYKYMTSVLYAAGLVLFVIGLVVNVIGIYYLKRWRENVSE encoded by the coding sequence ATGGGTCTTAAAAAAATTATGAAAATAATAAAAGAGAGAAATATAGATTTTTTCAAAATTATTACTGCTCCAGCAATAATTGCTGTTTTTTTAATAATCGTGTTAATGTTGGGTGTGTATTTGACTTATGCCTGGCCAGCAATTGCAAAATATGGAATAAACTTATTTATCGATAATATATGGCAGGCTTCCGAAGATCCATCTAAGGAAGTTTATGGATTAGCGGCCCCTATATGGGGAAGTATATATTCAGCCATAATTGCCCTATTGGTGGCATTGCCTTTAGCAATATGTTATGCTATATTTGTTAATGATTATGCTCCTAAAAAAATAAAATATCCATTAATTATAATTTCTGATATTATGGCAGGTCTCCCAACTATTATATATGGTATTTGGGGAGCGGTTGTATTAGTTCCTATTTTAAGAGATTATATTATGAAATTTTTATATGAAAACTTCTCATTTATTCCTTTATTTAACTACCCTCCTCTTATGGGATATAGCTACTTAGCAGCAGGAGTACTTTTGGGAATAATGGTTACTCCATTTGCAGCGGCCATAATAAGAGAAGCTTATGCCATGATTCCATCAATATATAAAGAAGGTCTTATAGCACTGGGAGCTACAAAATATGAAGCTACTAAAGTATTAATTAAATTCATAAAACCTGCAATAATTTCAAGTATGGTATTGGCATTTGGTAGGGCATTGGGTGAAACTGTGGCTGTATCTCTTGTAATAGGCAATTCTTTTAACTTAACTTATAAGTTATTTGCACCGGGTTATACAATATCTTCACTTATTTGTAATCAATATGGAAATGCTGCATTGTATAAGTATATGACTTCAGTACTTTATGCTGCGGGTTTAGTATTATTTGTTATAGGTTTAGTTGTTAATGTAATTGGTATCTATTATTTGAAGAGGTGGAGAGAAAATGTCAGCGAATAA
- the pstA gene encoding phosphate ABC transporter permease PstA yields MSANNINLHRIIRTIKNNIFLLIVTIGTFVAILPLFHIIYTIFLKGMPIVMERNINFITGTLSEGGIGPAIVGTLMLTAMAMIIGIPLAFLAGSYVYEFPNSLIGRVTKVLLQIMLEFPTILVGTFVTALVVVPMGHYSGLAGAIALAIILTPYVAVYTEEAMAEVPRIYKEGAYALGSTRIQVIFKVITKIAKKGILTGMLIGMAKVAGETAPLLFTAGGLYETYPTNPLEPVGAVPLLIYDLIQSPSPEDHKIAWGAALVMLFIFLAIFTPIRYALKDDIKI; encoded by the coding sequence ATGTCAGCGAATAATATTAATCTCCATAGAATCATTAGGACAATTAAAAATAATATATTCTTGCTAATTGTAACAATTGGTACATTTGTAGCAATACTTCCCTTATTCCATATAATATATACCATATTTTTAAAAGGAATGCCAATTGTTATGGAAAGAAATATAAATTTTATAACAGGAACATTGAGTGAAGGGGGCATAGGCCCAGCAATAGTAGGGACATTGATGCTAACTGCAATGGCAATGATTATTGGAATACCATTGGCATTCTTAGCCGGGTCTTATGTTTATGAATTTCCAAACAGTTTAATAGGCAGGGTTACAAAAGTTTTACTACAAATAATGTTAGAATTCCCGACAATTCTTGTAGGTACTTTTGTAACGGCATTAGTGGTTGTTCCCATGGGTCATTATTCTGGACTAGCTGGAGCTATAGCATTGGCAATAATCCTTACACCTTATGTAGCAGTATATACTGAAGAAGCTATGGCAGAAGTTCCAAGAATATATAAGGAAGGTGCCTATGCCTTAGGTAGTACAAGAATCCAAGTGATATTCAAAGTAATTACAAAAATAGCCAAAAAAGGTATTCTTACAGGCATGTTAATAGGTATGGCTAAAGTGGCAGGAGAGACAGCACCCCTATTATTTACAGCAGGAGGGTTATATGAAACCTATCCAACCAATCCATTAGAACCTGTTGGTGCTGTGCCTTTATTAATTTACGATTTAATACAAAGTCCATCTCCTGAAGATCACAAAATAGCTTGGGGAGCAGCATTGGTAATGTTGTTTATATTTTTAGCAATATTTACCCCAATAAGATATGCTCTAAAAGATGATATAAAAATTTAA
- a CDS encoding zinc metalloprotease HtpX — protein MFLENVKTIILLAVLTGMLYGICYLLHIPPVFAIIIALVPNLIAYFFCDKFVLWSYNARIVDEHEMPQLHRMVEKIAIKAGIPKPRVAIIETPTPNAFATGRSPKNAVVAVTTGILNLLTPEELEGVIAHEIGHIVHRDILISSIVATIAGAIMYIADWLQWSLLFGFGRDEEEESPLSLIATLAFMILAPIAATLIQLAISRQREFYADEEGGRLSNPIYLANALAKLEKGVAVYPMEKGSPSTAHMFIVNPFKGEAIAKLFSTHPPTEERIKRLLELARKMGIYTPTIGY, from the coding sequence ATGTTCTTAGAAAATGTAAAAACCATAATTTTACTTGCAGTATTAACTGGGATGTTGTATGGAATCTGCTATTTATTACATATTCCTCCAGTATTTGCTATAATCATTGCACTGGTTCCTAACTTGATTGCATACTTCTTTTGTGATAAGTTTGTATTGTGGAGCTATAATGCAAGGATTGTCGATGAGCATGAGATGCCACAATTGCATAGGATGGTTGAAAAAATTGCAATAAAGGCAGGGATTCCAAAACCAAGAGTTGCCATAATAGAGACACCAACACCAAACGCATTTGCAACCGGAAGAAGTCCAAAAAATGCAGTTGTTGCAGTCACTACTGGAATATTGAACCTCTTAACCCCCGAAGAGTTGGAGGGAGTTATAGCTCATGAAATTGGGCATATTGTACATAGAGATATTTTGATAAGTTCTATTGTCGCCACCATTGCAGGAGCAATTATGTATATTGCAGATTGGCTTCAATGGAGTCTTTTATTTGGATTTGGAAGGGATGAAGAGGAAGAAAGTCCACTTTCATTAATAGCAACATTGGCATTCATGATACTCGCTCCAATAGCAGCAACTCTTATACAGTTGGCTATATCAAGACAGAGGGAATTTTACGCTGATGAAGAAGGAGGAAGATTATCCAATCCAATATACTTAGCAAATGCCTTAGCAAAATTAGAGAAAGGCGTTGCAGTATATCCAATGGAGAAGGGAAGTCCATCAACTGCGCATATGTTTATTGTAAATCCATTTAAAGGGGAAGCAATAGCAAAATTATTCTCAACCCACCCACCAACAGAGGAGAGAATTAAAAGGCTCTTGGAATTAGCAAGAAAGATGGGGATATATACACCAACTATTGGATACTAA
- a CDS encoding METTL5 family protein: MKKKHLEIILDQLKPHPKPKVNLEQYTIEGRLASEILFFAKSDIEGSAVVDLGCGTGRLAIGAKLLNAKKVIGIDIDEESIEVAKENAKKANVDVDFYCMDVADVDVNFIKEICGDLKIVVVQNPPFGAQKRHADRIFLDKALEIGDVIYTIHNAATKDFVVKYVNEKGRTITHIFQGSFRIPHIYEFHKKEVVYIPVNIFRVV; the protein is encoded by the coding sequence ATGAAAAAGAAACATTTGGAGATAATTTTAGACCAATTAAAACCCCACCCGAAACCCAAGGTAAATTTAGAGCAATATACAATAGAGGGGAGATTGGCAAGCGAGATTTTATTTTTTGCTAAGAGTGATATTGAGGGTAGTGCCGTTGTTGATTTAGGTTGTGGAACTGGAAGGTTGGCAATAGGGGCCAAACTTCTAAATGCAAAAAAGGTTATTGGTATCGATATTGATGAAGAGAGCATTGAAGTTGCTAAAGAAAATGCAAAAAAAGCTAATGTAGATGTTGATTTTTATTGTATGGATGTTGCTGATGTCGATGTCAATTTTATAAAAGAAATTTGTGGTGATTTGAAGATTGTTGTTGTACAAAATCCTCCATTTGGAGCTCAAAAAAGACATGCAGATAGAATATTCTTAGATAAGGCATTGGAGATTGGGGATGTCATATATACTATTCACAATGCTGCAACAAAGGACTTCGTTGTCAAATATGTCAATGAAAAGGGGAGAACAATAACTCACATCTTCCAGGGGAGTTTTAGAATTCCACATATTTACGAATTTCATAAAAAAGAGGTTGTATATATTCCAGTGAACATTTTTAGGGTAGTATAA
- the pstS gene encoding phosphate ABC transporter substrate-binding protein PstS — protein sequence MKKLLSILVGALLVVSIVSLCGCVNNQQTTTEKSTNNQQTTTEKPTNNQQTTKTIIIRTTGATFPKAQIEKWIRDYQKVNPNVKIEYEGGGSGHGQDAFLKGLTDIGRTDPPVKKEMWEKFLSTGDQPLQFPEIVGAVVVTYNVPEIGNAQLKLTPKVIADIYQGKIEYWDDEAIKKLNPGLADKLPHEKIIVIYRSDASGTTAIFSTFLNIAGGLPDNLVGKSVQWPVEKLGRGIGAKGNPGVINALKSTKYSIAYTELSYTIENNLPNAAIMNKKGKFVAPTDESIKAAVSGVKANIPDPTEGYKEDLKQMLNSPNENAYPIVAFTHLLVWENKNGKHYSPEKAKAIKEFLKWVLTEGQKPEHIAPGYVGLPSDVAKIGLDAINKIKE from the coding sequence TTGAAAAAACTCCTAAGTATATTGGTAGGTGCATTATTGGTTGTGTCCATAGTTAGCCTTTGTGGGTGTGTAAATAACCAACAAACAACTACTGAAAAATCTACAAATAACCAACAGACAACTACTGAAAAACCTACAAATAACCAACAAACTACCAAAACAATAATCATAAGAACTACCGGAGCCACATTTCCTAAAGCTCAGATAGAGAAATGGATAAGGGACTATCAAAAAGTAAATCCAAATGTAAAAATTGAATATGAAGGAGGAGGTTCAGGACACGGACAAGATGCTTTCTTAAAAGGATTAACGGATATTGGAAGAACAGATCCACCAGTTAAAAAAGAAATGTGGGAAAAGTTTTTATCTACAGGAGATCAGCCATTACAATTTCCAGAAATTGTAGGAGCAGTTGTTGTAACTTATAATGTGCCAGAAATTGGAAATGCTCAATTGAAGTTAACCCCAAAAGTAATAGCAGATATATATCAAGGAAAAATAGAATACTGGGATGATGAAGCAATTAAAAAATTAAATCCAGGATTGGCAGATAAATTACCTCATGAAAAAATCATTGTTATATATAGAAGTGATGCAAGTGGTACAACAGCAATATTTTCAACATTCTTAAATATTGCAGGCGGTTTGCCAGATAACTTAGTAGGTAAGTCAGTTCAGTGGCCTGTTGAGAAGTTAGGTAGAGGAATTGGTGCTAAAGGTAACCCAGGAGTTATTAATGCATTAAAAAGTACAAAATACTCTATTGCATATACTGAATTGTCATATACCATAGAAAATAATCTACCAAATGCTGCAATAATGAATAAAAAAGGTAAATTCGTTGCTCCAACTGATGAATCAATTAAAGCTGCAGTTTCAGGAGTTAAAGCCAACATACCTGATCCAACTGAAGGTTATAAGGAAGATTTAAAACAAATGCTAAACTCACCAAATGAAAATGCCTATCCAATTGTTGCATTTACCCACTTATTGGTATGGGAAAACAAAAATGGCAAACATTACTCGCCTGAAAAAGCTAAGGCTATAAAAGAATTCTTAAAATGGGTATTAACAGAAGGACAAAAACCTGAACACATAGCACCAGGATATGTAGGATTACCAAGTGATGTGGCAAAAATTGGACTTGATGCAATTAATAAAATAAAAGAATGA
- the pstB gene encoding phosphate ABC transporter ATP-binding protein PstB, whose translation MEKIKMESKNLSLWYGEKQALKNINMPIYENRITAIIGPSGCGKSTFLRCLNRMNDLIPNVRIKGEVYLDGKNIYDKDVDVVALRKRVGMVFQKPNPFPMSIYDNVAYGPRIHGIKDKDKLDEIVEWALKKAALWDEVKDDLKKSALRLSGGQQQRLCIARAIAVKPEVILMDEPCSALDPISTLKIEDLMVELKKDYTIVIVTHNMQQASRVSDYTAFFMMGELVEFDKTEKIFLEPKDKRTEEYISGKFG comes from the coding sequence ATGGAAAAAATAAAAATGGAATCTAAAAATTTAAGCCTTTGGTATGGTGAAAAACAGGCTTTAAAAAATATTAACATGCCTATTTATGAAAATAGAATAACAGCAATAATTGGGCCAAGTGGTTGTGGTAAGTCAACGTTTTTGAGATGCTTAAACAGAATGAATGATTTAATTCCAAATGTGAGAATAAAAGGAGAGGTTTATTTAGATGGAAAGAACATATATGATAAAGATGTTGATGTCGTCGCATTGAGGAAGAGAGTAGGGATGGTCTTCCAAAAGCCCAATCCATTCCCAATGAGCATTTATGATAATGTTGCCTATGGTCCGAGGATTCATGGAATAAAAGATAAGGATAAGTTGGATGAAATTGTTGAATGGGCTCTGAAAAAAGCAGCGTTGTGGGATGAAGTCAAAGATGATTTAAAAAAATCTGCCCTCAGACTCTCTGGAGGACAGCAGCAGAGGCTTTGCATTGCAAGGGCTATTGCTGTTAAACCAGAGGTAATTTTGATGGATGAACCATGTTCTGCATTAGATCCAATCTCAACATTAAAAATAGAGGATTTGATGGTTGAACTTAAAAAGGACTACACCATTGTTATAGTAACTCACAACATGCAACAGGCAAGTAGAGTTTCAGATTACACGGCCTTTTTCATGATGGGAGAGTTAGTTGAGTTTGATAAGACAGAGAAAATATTCTTAGAACCAAAAGATAAAAGAACAGAAGAATACATTAGCGGTAAATTTGGTTAA
- a CDS encoding chloride channel protein, whose product MIVDMSNLKMIIKWLYVSSLIGVVGSLSAIFISIIVHFAYLEGHFNPIYIPFALAFSGLLVDFCYNLKGSGVDRVLKALKNNIPLNPIVGFLKIIAAGIVIGFGGSAGKEGPCVQSSASFADVLYEVLKLKYRKAVIISGIAGGLSGAFCAPLGSAIFASEIVNGHDFSYRSLFPSIFASIIGYFTYYSITGKKHLFNIDLSYSLTPFDFIMFFICAVFCSMTAFLYISTYGKIRDYFDSFKCPQCLKSFIGGLVVALIGYFVPQVLGLGIDVISNLFFVKYGVVLLILMLLGKILATTFTVGVGTPGGLVIPSMFVGAVSGALFGTLIGVENIAPFVILGIAASMASIANVPLASAILCTEIFGFDFAVPAAIGALLGYQLTRWNIIYKYISL is encoded by the coding sequence ATGATAGTCGATATGTCTAATTTAAAAATGATCATAAAGTGGCTTTATGTATCTTCACTTATTGGTGTCGTTGGTAGTTTGAGTGCTATATTTATTTCTATAATTGTTCATTTTGCCTATTTGGAGGGGCATTTTAATCCAATATATATACCATTTGCATTGGCATTTTCTGGTTTATTGGTTGATTTTTGTTATAATTTAAAAGGTTCTGGTGTTGATAGAGTTTTGAAGGCATTAAAAAACAACATTCCACTAAATCCTATTGTTGGTTTTTTAAAAATTATTGCTGCTGGAATTGTTATTGGTTTTGGAGGTAGTGCTGGAAAAGAGGGACCTTGTGTTCAATCAAGTGCATCATTTGCGGATGTGTTATATGAAGTTTTAAAATTAAAGTATAGGAAGGCAGTTATTATTAGTGGTATTGCTGGTGGGTTAAGTGGGGCTTTTTGTGCTCCTCTTGGTTCTGCGATATTTGCATCAGAGATCGTTAATGGCCATGACTTTAGCTATAGGAGCCTATTTCCTTCAATTTTTGCAAGTATTATTGGTTACTTTACATATTATTCAATTACTGGAAAAAAACATCTTTTCAATATTGATTTATCATATAGTTTAACACCATTCGACTTCATAATGTTCTTTATATGTGCGGTGTTCTGTTCTATGACTGCATTCTTATACATATCCACTTACGGAAAAATAAGGGATTACTTTGATAGCTTTAAATGTCCTCAATGCCTTAAATCATTTATTGGGGGGTTAGTTGTTGCATTAATTGGTTATTTTGTCCCTCAGGTTTTGGGTTTGGGTATTGATGTAATATCAAATTTATTCTTTGTAAAATATGGAGTAGTTTTGTTAATATTGATGCTCTTAGGAAAAATATTGGCAACAACATTCACAGTTGGAGTTGGAACTCCCGGGGGGTTAGTAATACCTTCCATGTTTGTTGGGGCAGTTTCAGGGGCATTATTTGGAACCTTAATTGGGGTAGAAAATATAGCACCATTCGTAATTCTTGGAATTGCAGCGTCTATGGCATCCATTGCAAATGTCCCTCTTGCCTCTGCAATTTTATGCACTGAGATATTTGGCTTTGACTTTGCAGTTCCTGCAGCAATTGGGGCATTGTTAGGATATCAACTAACGAGATGGAACATCATCTACAAGTACATTAGTCTTTAA
- a CDS encoding pyruvate kinase alpha/beta domain-containing protein, producing the protein MTVYFDYAGSQNTEQTLKLAVERAKKGDIKSIVVASSTGETAKKLLELLKKEGLNLNVVVVTYHQGFYGDDIKSMDDKTREELEKMGAKVFMGTHALSGVERGISRKLGGYGPVEVIAETLRTFGHGVKVCYEIAVMAADAGLVSVKEDIIAIGGRSRGADTAMVIRPANMNTFFNIEAKEIICMPRNKKKMGEL; encoded by the coding sequence ATGACGGTTTATTTTGATTATGCAGGTTCCCAAAATACAGAACAAACATTAAAACTTGCAGTTGAGAGGGCAAAAAAAGGAGATATAAAAAGCATTGTTGTTGCATCTTCAACAGGAGAGACCGCAAAGAAACTTTTAGAATTACTCAAAAAAGAGGGTTTAAATTTAAATGTTGTTGTAGTTACCTACCACCAAGGATTTTATGGAGACGATATAAAATCAATGGATGATAAAACAAGAGAAGAATTAGAAAAGATGGGAGCTAAAGTGTTTATGGGAACTCATGCACTAAGCGGTGTCGAAAGAGGAATCTCAAGAAAATTGGGTGGATATGGGCCTGTTGAGGTTATAGCAGAGACATTGAGAACATTTGGGCATGGTGTTAAGGTTTGTTATGAAATAGCTGTTATGGCAGCTGATGCGGGATTGGTTTCTGTAAAAGAGGACATTATTGCTATTGGTGGGAGAAGTAGAGGAGCAGATACGGCAATGGTTATAAGACCAGCAAACATGAACACTTTCTTCAATATTGAAGCAAAAGAAATCATATGTATGCCAAGAAACAAGAAAAAAATGGGAGAACTGTAA
- the phoU gene encoding phosphate signaling complex protein PhoU, whose amino-acid sequence MTREAFYTKLEEIEEDVLKMGELCAKATTNAVKAFLDNDKELAKKIRKEDDEIDKMEIDIEEKCISLIALQHPVASDLREILTIIKIISKLEKVGDNASKIAKIVLKSELNIKRENEILNIMVDYLESMLRDALIAFKTKNEALAREVYNRDKKIDKLYEQLYREMISYMIENPKNITMATETIFVAKYLERNGNIIASIGDRVVYMITGERIKEEELEEKLEKDKNN is encoded by the coding sequence ATGACAAGAGAAGCTTTTTATACAAAACTCGAGGAAATAGAGGAAGATGTTCTAAAAATGGGGGAGTTATGTGCCAAAGCAACAACTAACGCAGTAAAGGCATTTTTAGACAATGACAAAGAATTGGCTAAAAAAATTAGAAAAGAAGATGATGAAATCGACAAAATGGAAATAGACATAGAAGAAAAATGCATATCTTTAATTGCTTTACAACATCCAGTTGCAAGTGATTTGAGAGAAATACTCACAATTATAAAAATCATTTCAAAATTGGAAAAGGTTGGAGATAACGCATCAAAAATTGCTAAAATTGTGTTAAAATCTGAATTAAATATAAAAAGGGAAAATGAAATATTGAACATAATGGTTGACTATCTTGAAAGCATGTTGAGGGATGCGTTAATTGCATTTAAAACAAAAAATGAGGCATTGGCAAGAGAGGTTTATAATAGAGATAAAAAGATAGATAAGTTGTATGAGCAACTTTATAGGGAAATGATTAGCTACATGATTGAAAATCCAAAGAACATAACAATGGCCACAGAAACCATCTTTGTTGCAAAGTATTTGGAAAGAAATGGTAATATAATTGCCTCAATTGGAGATAGGGTAGTTTATATGATAACTGGAGAAAGGATAAAAGAGGAAGAATTAGAAGAAAAATTAGAAAAAGATAAAAACAATTAA